One Streptomyces sp. NBC_01237 genomic region harbors:
- a CDS encoding aldehyde dehydrogenase family protein produces MTSTHAFWLAGRRATGEDSFDVTNPYDGRLVGTVSVPTDAQIEEAVAAAHAVRDEFAATPAHVRAAALDHVVRRLVERTEEIAQLISAENGKPIKWARGEVGRAVSVFRFASEEARRFNGGDAQRLDTDAGGTGRLGLTRRFPRGAVLGIAPFNFPLNLSAHKVAPAIAVGAPIILKPAPATPISSLILGELLAETDLPAGSWSVLTVPNDRMPALVKDERLPVISFTGSGPVGYSIMESVPRKHCTLELGGNGAAVVLGDYASDADLDWAATRIATFSNYQGGQSCISVQRVIADASVYDRLVPKIVSAVEALVTGDPADAATDVGPLVSEDAAKRVESWVDEAVGAGAALLTGGKRDGATYAPTVLTGLPAEVKLSCEEVFGPVMSVQKVDGEAEAFAAVNSSKYGLQAGVFTHDLQTAFRAHRALEVGGVIIGDVPSYRADQMPYGGAKQSGVGREGVRYAMDDYTYERVLVLTGLAL; encoded by the coding sequence ATGACTTCCACCCACGCCTTCTGGCTGGCCGGCCGCCGGGCCACCGGCGAGGACAGCTTCGACGTCACCAACCCCTACGACGGCCGTCTCGTCGGCACGGTCAGCGTGCCGACCGACGCGCAGATCGAGGAGGCCGTCGCCGCCGCGCACGCCGTACGGGACGAGTTCGCCGCGACCCCGGCGCACGTCAGGGCCGCCGCCCTCGACCACGTCGTACGGCGTCTCGTGGAGCGCACCGAGGAGATCGCCCAGCTGATCTCGGCCGAGAACGGCAAGCCCATCAAGTGGGCCCGCGGCGAGGTCGGCCGGGCCGTCTCGGTGTTCCGCTTCGCCTCCGAGGAGGCCCGTCGCTTCAACGGCGGCGACGCCCAGCGGCTGGACACCGACGCCGGCGGCACCGGCCGCCTCGGGCTGACCCGGCGCTTCCCGCGCGGCGCCGTCCTCGGTATCGCGCCGTTCAACTTCCCGCTCAACCTGAGCGCCCACAAGGTCGCCCCGGCCATCGCCGTCGGCGCCCCGATCATCCTGAAGCCCGCCCCGGCGACCCCGATCTCCTCGCTGATCCTGGGCGAACTGCTGGCCGAGACCGACCTCCCGGCCGGTTCCTGGTCCGTGCTGACGGTGCCCAACGACCGCATGCCCGCCCTGGTGAAGGACGAGCGGCTGCCCGTGATCTCCTTCACCGGCTCGGGCCCGGTCGGCTACTCGATCATGGAGTCGGTGCCCCGCAAGCACTGCACCCTGGAGCTCGGCGGCAACGGCGCGGCGGTCGTGCTCGGTGACTACGCCTCCGACGCCGACCTGGACTGGGCCGCCACCCGGATCGCGACCTTCTCCAACTACCAGGGCGGTCAGTCCTGCATCTCGGTGCAGCGCGTCATCGCGGACGCCTCGGTCTACGACCGGCTCGTCCCGAAGATCGTCTCCGCCGTCGAGGCGCTGGTGACCGGCGACCCCGCCGACGCGGCCACCGATGTCGGCCCGCTGGTCAGCGAGGACGCCGCCAAGCGCGTCGAGTCCTGGGTCGACGAGGCCGTCGGGGCCGGGGCGGCGCTGCTGACCGGCGGCAAGCGCGACGGGGCCACCTACGCCCCGACCGTGCTCACCGGCCTCCCGGCCGAGGTGAAGCTCTCCTGCGAGGAGGTCTTCGGCCCGGTCATGTCCGTTCAGAAGGTGGACGGAGAGGCCGAGGCCTTCGCCGCCGTCAACTCCTCCAAGTACGGCCTCCAGGCGGGCGTGTTCACGCACGATCTGCAGACCGCCTTCCGCGCCCACCGCGCCCTGGAGGTGGGCGGCGTGATCATCGGCGACGTCCCCTCGTACCGCGCGGACCAGATGCCGTACGGCGGAGCCAAGCAGTCCGGCGTCGGCCGCGAGGGCGTGCGGTACGCGATGGACGACTACACCTACGAGCGCGTCCTGGTCCTCACCGGCCTCGCGCTCTAG
- the gabT gene encoding 4-aminobutyrate--2-oxoglutarate transaminase yields MTAIPQERRVVTAIPGPKSVELQARRLAAVAAGVGSTLPVFTARAGGGIIEDVDGNRLIDFGSGIAVTSVGASAEAVVRRASAQLADFTHTCFMVTPYEGYVEVCEQLAELTPGDHAKKSALFNSGAEAVENAVKIARAYTKRTAVVVFDHGYHGRTNLTMALTAKNMPYKQGFGPFAPEVYRVPVAYGYRWPTGAENAGAEASAQAIDEITKQIGADNVAAIIIEPVLGEGGFIEPAKGFLPAIAQFAKDNGIVFVADEIQSGFCRTGQWFACEDERIVPDLITTAKGIAGGLPLSAVTGRAEIMDAAHAGGLGGTYGGNPVACAGALGAIETMRELDLNGRAKRIEEVMKGRLAEMRAKLPNGDIIGDIRGRGAMIAIELVESGAKTPNAAAAAALARACHAEGLLVLTCGTYGNVLRFLPPLVIGENLLNEGLDIIEQAFARI; encoded by the coding sequence ATGACCGCTATTCCGCAGGAGCGACGCGTCGTCACCGCCATCCCCGGCCCGAAGTCGGTCGAGCTGCAGGCTCGCCGTCTCGCGGCGGTCGCCGCAGGTGTGGGCTCCACCCTGCCGGTGTTCACCGCCCGCGCCGGTGGCGGGATCATCGAGGACGTGGACGGCAACCGGCTGATCGACTTCGGTTCGGGTATCGCCGTGACGTCGGTGGGTGCCTCCGCCGAGGCCGTCGTGCGCCGCGCGTCCGCGCAGCTCGCCGACTTCACCCACACCTGTTTCATGGTCACGCCGTACGAGGGGTACGTCGAGGTCTGTGAGCAGCTCGCCGAGCTGACGCCGGGCGACCACGCGAAGAAGTCCGCGCTGTTCAACTCGGGCGCCGAGGCCGTCGAGAACGCCGTGAAGATCGCCCGCGCCTACACGAAGCGCACCGCCGTCGTCGTCTTCGACCACGGCTACCACGGCCGGACGAACCTCACGATGGCGCTGACGGCGAAGAACATGCCGTACAAGCAGGGCTTCGGTCCGTTCGCGCCCGAGGTCTACCGTGTCCCGGTCGCCTACGGCTACCGCTGGCCGACCGGTGCCGAGAACGCCGGCGCCGAGGCGTCCGCGCAGGCCATCGACGAGATCACCAAGCAGATCGGCGCGGACAACGTCGCCGCGATCATCATCGAGCCGGTCCTCGGCGAGGGCGGCTTCATCGAGCCGGCCAAGGGCTTCCTCCCGGCGATCGCCCAGTTCGCCAAGGACAACGGGATCGTGTTCGTCGCGGACGAGATCCAGTCCGGCTTCTGCCGTACCGGCCAGTGGTTCGCCTGCGAGGACGAGCGCATCGTCCCGGACCTGATCACGACCGCCAAGGGCATCGCGGGCGGCCTGCCGCTGTCCGCCGTGACGGGGCGCGCCGAGATCATGGACGCCGCGCACGCCGGTGGCCTGGGCGGCACCTACGGCGGCAACCCGGTCGCCTGCGCGGGTGCGCTCGGTGCCATCGAGACCATGCGTGAGTTGGACCTGAACGGCCGGGCCAAGCGCATCGAGGAGGTCATGAAGGGCCGCCTCGCCGAGATGCGGGCGAAGCTCCCGAACGGCGACATCATCGGTGACATCCGCGGCCGCGGCGCCATGATCGCGATCGAGCTGGTGGAGTCCGGTGCCAAGACCCCGAACGCCGCGGCCGCCGCCGCGCTCGCCAGGGCCTGCCACGCCGAGGGTCTGCTGGTCCTCACCTGTGGCACGTACGGCAATGTGCTGCGCTTCCTGCCGCCGCTCGTGATCGGCGAGAACCTGCTGAACGAGGGACTCGACATCATCGAGCAGGCGTTCGCCCGCATCTGA
- a CDS encoding IS5 family transposase (programmed frameshift), translating to MSADLVPDDLWERIAPLLPVRPPRRHRYPGRLPANDRAALRGIVYVLRKSVSWRDVPAELVGCSGVTAWRRLRDWTEAGVWPRLHEVLLAELRKEGLLEMDDASIDGSHVRALKRGTHTGPSPVDRARPGSKHHLIVDRHGTPLAVSLTSGNRHDVTQLMPLLDAIPHIRGLRGRPRHRPRRLFADRGYDYDKYRRLVRARGITPKIARRGTPHGSGLGKTRWVVERTFAWLHQFKRLRIRYEIRADLHLGLLQLACSIICLRRLRTSF from the exons GTGTCTGCTGACCTTGTGCCTGATGACCTGTGGGAACGCATAGCTCCGCTGCTTCCGGTTCGTCCGCCTCGGCGGCACCGGTATCCCGGGCGGCTGCCGGCCAATGACCGTGCTGCTCTGCGGGGCATCGTTTACGTGCTGCGCAAGAGTGTGAGCTGGCGGGACGTTCCCGCGGAGCTGGTGGGCTGCAGCGGGGTGACGGCCTGGCGGCGCCTGCGGGACTGGACCGAAGCCGGCGTATGGCCCCGCCTGCACGAGGTTCTCCTGGCGGAACTACGTAAAGAGGGCCTGCTGGAGATGGACGACGCCTCGATCGACGGCTCGCACGTCAGGGCCCTCA AAAGGGGGACTCACACCGGACCTTCGCCGGTCGACCGGGCCCGGCCCGGCAGCAAGCACCACTTGATCGTCGACCGGCACGGAACTCCGCTCGCCGTCTCTCTGACCAGCGGGAACCGCCACGACGTCACCCAGCTCATGCCCCTGCTGGACGCCATACCCCACATTCGCGGACTGCGCGGCCGGCCACGCCACCGACCCCGGCGACTGTTCGCCGACCGCGGGTACGACTACGACAAATACCGCCGTCTCGTCCGCGCACGTGGGATCACACCCAAGATCGCCCGCCGCGGCACCCCGCACGGCTCAGGACTGGGCAAGACCCGGTGGGTCGTCGAGCGCACCTTCGCCTGGCTCCACCAGTTCAAAAGACTCCGCATCCGTTACGAGATACGAGCCGACCTCCACCTCGGGCTACTCCAACTCGCCTGCAGCATCATCTGCTTGAGGCGACTCCGGACCTCATTCTGA
- the aroA gene encoding 3-phosphoshikimate 1-carboxyvinyltransferase has protein sequence MTVIHIPGSKSVTARALFLAAAADGTTTLVRPLRSDDTEGFTEGLTRLGYAVTREPDRWHVEGRPAGPAATDADVHCRDGATTARFLPTLVSAAAGGTYRFDASAQMRRRPLAPLTGALRTLGVDLRHDEAEGHHPLRIHAGGVRGGELTLDAGESSQYLTALLMLGPLTAEGLRIEVTELVSAPYIEITLAMMRAFGAEAAREGNTFTVPSGGYRATTYAVEPDASTASYFFAAAALSGREVTVPGLGTGALQGDLRFVDVLRRMGAEVRTTADATTVRSDGTLRGLTVNMRDISDTMPTLAAIAPFADAPVRIEDVANTRVKECDRLEACAENLRRMGITVHTGHDWIEIHPGTPRPTEIATHGDHRIVMSFAVAGLRTPGLTFDDPGCVRKTFPEFHETFAGFAAERK, from the coding sequence GTGACCGTCATCCACATCCCCGGCTCCAAGTCCGTCACCGCGCGCGCCCTGTTCCTGGCCGCCGCGGCGGACGGCACCACCACCCTCGTGCGCCCCCTGCGTTCGGACGACACCGAGGGCTTCACCGAAGGGCTGACCCGCCTCGGATACGCGGTCACCCGGGAGCCGGACCGCTGGCACGTCGAAGGCCGCCCGGCCGGACCCGCCGCCACCGACGCCGACGTCCACTGCCGCGACGGAGCCACCACCGCCCGCTTCCTGCCGACGCTCGTCTCCGCCGCCGCCGGGGGCACCTACCGCTTCGACGCCTCCGCGCAGATGCGCCGCCGGCCGCTCGCCCCGCTCACCGGGGCCCTGCGCACCCTCGGCGTGGACCTGCGGCACGACGAGGCCGAGGGCCACCACCCGCTGCGCATCCACGCCGGTGGCGTCAGGGGCGGCGAACTGACCCTGGACGCGGGGGAGTCCTCCCAGTACCTCACCGCCCTGCTGATGCTCGGCCCGCTCACCGCCGAGGGCCTGCGCATCGAGGTCACCGAGCTGGTCTCGGCGCCGTACATCGAGATCACCCTCGCGATGATGCGCGCCTTCGGGGCCGAGGCCGCCAGGGAGGGGAACACCTTCACCGTCCCGTCCGGCGGCTACCGGGCCACCACCTACGCCGTCGAACCCGACGCCTCCACCGCGAGCTACTTCTTCGCCGCGGCGGCCCTCTCGGGCCGTGAGGTCACCGTCCCCGGGCTCGGCACCGGAGCACTCCAGGGCGACCTGCGCTTCGTCGACGTCCTGCGCCGGATGGGCGCCGAGGTCCGCACCACGGCCGACGCCACGACCGTCCGCTCCGACGGCACCCTGCGCGGGCTCACCGTCAACATGCGCGACATCTCCGACACGATGCCGACCCTGGCCGCCATCGCACCCTTCGCCGACGCACCGGTGCGGATCGAGGACGTCGCCAACACCCGGGTCAAGGAGTGCGACCGGCTGGAGGCGTGCGCCGAGAACCTGCGCCGCATGGGCATCACCGTCCACACGGGACACGACTGGATCGAGATCCACCCCGGCACCCCCCGCCCCACCGAGATAGCCACCCACGGAGACCACCGCATCGTCATGTCGTTCGCGGTCGCCGGACTGCGGACGCCGGGTCTGACGTTCGACGACCCCGGCTGCGTACGCAAGACGTTCCCGGAGTTCCACGAGACCTTCGCCGGGTTCGCCGCGGAGCGAAAATAA
- a CDS encoding ATP/GTP-binding protein: MNDEGTHRARGTSAKRVPGPTPPPPSAPPRIGAPDEGPPLDEWLRTPRRPQDPGIWRYGYTPRPPERPEGVSDRSLVVGVVISLLSGLLLWSLWRNGYLPYRLVPVKLFTPGDWWYAGSFGGPATVDGARALTVYEAVLFGLLVYGCGRLGNWSELFRRHVADRGQPFLAVAAAVGAGLAQLLVWKDAVPVLRPALILAAAVVGGENFQSQTVVNIVYTVIAAAVLWPFALLGHWRELATTHLRKRSAARAPDEALPVPAQVSATSADRWPELRAAGWTDAADALTTEVRTGRMNDVDCARLRHAWAVGRGHPDRLAALSEAVLRAGGAAALHPSGRRDLPRRTARHDLLTGQVRIGRCADDAHNPYARRGAGLALDPTLLGTSLLAVGPPGAGKSARLVRPVVESLALQALAGKAALLAVGATGAPLGHDDAYDVVVAIGDPESAHDFDLYGGTTDPDEAATVLAEGLIGDVGSLDSRRAATVLAQLLGPYRAAHGCFPGVPELRELLDGDPHPLAALRASLEAGGHRAMLRELDARARQAGGAGDPAPVLADRIALLDRPAFAGFFTTGEQARAFSLRSLEQHPLRVRVDLPERGHAEASRLLTRLLLAQFNAITSARTDRSLFVCLVLDDATHAVTAETVRGIRRLRSVNAGVVLALRTIDDVPENLHTPLLGAVGCTMAFSGLTTWDGKRFTEAWGKEWVETREVAQHTVFADQPFTRALHALRKLVTGKAVTRDAVTVRQVERERWSASELAYSVPAGHAVLSLTTVDGEHAPPLLVELGG; the protein is encoded by the coding sequence ATGAACGACGAAGGCACGCACCGCGCACGGGGCACGAGCGCGAAACGGGTGCCCGGACCCACGCCGCCACCGCCGTCCGCGCCGCCCCGGATCGGGGCCCCGGACGAGGGGCCCCCGCTCGACGAATGGCTGCGCACCCCGCGCCGGCCGCAGGACCCGGGCATCTGGCGGTACGGATACACCCCGCGGCCCCCCGAGCGGCCCGAGGGCGTCTCCGACCGCTCCCTGGTGGTCGGCGTGGTGATCTCGCTGCTGTCCGGCCTGCTCCTGTGGTCGCTCTGGCGCAACGGCTACCTCCCCTACCGGCTGGTCCCGGTGAAGCTCTTCACCCCCGGCGACTGGTGGTACGCCGGGAGCTTCGGCGGTCCCGCGACGGTCGACGGAGCCCGTGCCCTCACCGTGTACGAGGCCGTCCTGTTCGGGCTCCTGGTCTACGGCTGCGGACGCCTGGGCAACTGGTCCGAGCTCTTCCGCCGCCATGTGGCGGACCGGGGGCAGCCCTTCCTCGCGGTGGCGGCGGCGGTGGGCGCGGGGCTGGCACAGCTGCTCGTCTGGAAGGACGCCGTGCCGGTCCTCAGGCCCGCCCTGATCCTGGCCGCCGCGGTCGTGGGCGGCGAGAACTTCCAGAGCCAGACGGTCGTGAACATCGTCTACACGGTGATCGCCGCCGCGGTGCTCTGGCCGTTCGCCCTGCTGGGGCACTGGCGCGAACTGGCCACCACCCATCTCAGGAAGCGCTCCGCCGCGCGGGCACCGGATGAGGCACTCCCCGTACCGGCGCAGGTCTCCGCCACCTCTGCCGACCGGTGGCCCGAGCTGCGGGCCGCCGGGTGGACGGACGCCGCCGACGCCCTGACCACCGAGGTGCGCACCGGCCGCATGAACGACGTCGACTGCGCACGGCTGCGCCACGCCTGGGCCGTCGGCCGGGGCCACCCCGACCGGCTCGCCGCGCTGAGCGAAGCCGTCCTGCGTGCCGGAGGCGCCGCCGCCCTGCACCCCTCGGGACGGCGCGACCTGCCCCGGCGCACCGCCCGGCACGACCTGCTCACCGGACAGGTCCGGATCGGCCGCTGCGCCGACGACGCGCACAACCCGTACGCCCGCCGGGGCGCGGGCCTGGCCCTGGACCCCACGCTGCTGGGCACCTCGCTGCTGGCGGTGGGGCCGCCCGGAGCCGGCAAGTCCGCCCGGCTGGTGCGGCCGGTCGTCGAGTCCCTCGCCCTCCAGGCCCTCGCCGGGAAGGCGGCGCTGCTCGCCGTCGGCGCCACCGGAGCGCCGCTCGGCCACGACGACGCCTACGACGTCGTCGTGGCGATCGGTGACCCCGAATCCGCCCACGACTTCGACCTGTACGGCGGCACGACCGATCCCGACGAGGCCGCGACCGTGCTCGCGGAGGGGCTGATCGGCGACGTCGGCAGCCTCGACAGCCGACGCGCCGCGACCGTACTGGCCCAGCTGCTCGGCCCCTACCGCGCCGCCCACGGCTGCTTCCCCGGCGTCCCCGAACTGCGCGAGCTCCTCGACGGCGACCCGCACCCGCTGGCCGCGCTGAGGGCGTCGCTCGAAGCGGGCGGGCACCGGGCCATGCTGCGCGAACTGGACGCCCGCGCCCGCCAGGCGGGCGGGGCGGGAGATCCCGCCCCGGTACTCGCCGACCGGATCGCCCTGCTCGACCGGCCCGCGTTCGCCGGATTCTTCACCACCGGTGAACAGGCCCGCGCCTTCTCCCTGCGCTCCCTGGAACAGCATCCGCTGCGGGTCCGTGTCGACCTCCCGGAACGCGGCCACGCGGAGGCGTCCCGGCTGCTCACCCGGCTCCTGCTCGCCCAGTTCAACGCCATCACCTCGGCCCGCACCGACCGTTCGCTCTTCGTCTGCCTCGTCCTGGACGACGCCACCCACGCCGTCACCGCCGAGACCGTCCGGGGCATCCGGCGCCTGCGCTCCGTGAACGCGGGCGTGGTCCTCGCGCTGCGGACGATCGACGACGTCCCGGAGAACCTGCACACCCCCCTGCTCGGCGCGGTCGGCTGCACCATGGCCTTCTCCGGCCTCACCACCTGGGACGGCAAGCGGTTCACCGAGGCATGGGGCAAGGAATGGGTGGAGACCCGTGAGGTCGCCCAGCACACCGTCTTCGCCGACCAGCCGTTCACCCGGGCCCTGCACGCGCTGCGCAAGCTCGTCACCGGCAAGGCCGTGACCAGGGACGCCGTGACCGTACGGCAGGTCGAGCGGGAGCGCTGGTCGGCCTCCGAGCTGGCGTACTCCGTTCCGGCCGGGCACGCGGTGCTCTCCCTGACGACGGTCGACGGCGAGCACGCGCCCCCGCTCCTGGTGGAGCTCGGCGGCTGA
- a CDS encoding PucR family transcriptional regulator, which yields MPPTLASLIKHPALKLTVRAGADRLDTPVRWAHASELADPVPYMDGGELLLVTATNLDAENAEAMRRYVRRLAGAGVAGVGFAVGVTYDDIPQALVDAADEAGMPLLEVPRRTPFLAISKAVSAAIAADQYRAVTAGFEAQRELTRAALAGDGPADLLTRLAAHVDGWAALYDTSGAVVAAAPDWAARRAARLTPDVERLRERPAPASVVVGGTDDRVELQSLGTGRRARGALAVGTGAALGTAERYAVHSAVALLTLTTARSRSLQGAEQRLGAAVLRMLLAGESDHARAVAGDLYGGLLDAPFRLLIAESTAPAGSEPLAGTMEAAAARSGETLLMVPEGERLVVLAADGGAAVAACTAYAEAQDGRPAREPGTEEGEVVVGLSAPAGPIAVSAAYKQAEQSLSVARRRGRALVEHEELAAGSVLPLLADDAVRAFADGMLRALHEHDAKGRGDLVASLRAWLSRHGQWDAAAADLGVHRHTLRYRMRRVEEILGRSLDDPDARMELWLALKATAAGTTTGPAPK from the coding sequence ATGCCCCCCACGCTCGCCTCGCTCATCAAGCACCCGGCGCTCAAGCTCACGGTGCGTGCGGGGGCGGACCGGCTCGACACCCCCGTGCGCTGGGCGCACGCCAGCGAGCTCGCCGATCCCGTGCCGTACATGGACGGCGGCGAGCTCCTGCTCGTCACCGCCACCAACCTCGACGCCGAGAACGCCGAGGCGATGCGCCGGTACGTGCGGCGGCTGGCCGGAGCCGGAGTGGCCGGGGTCGGCTTCGCGGTCGGCGTCACCTACGACGACATCCCGCAGGCACTCGTCGACGCCGCCGACGAGGCCGGGATGCCGCTCCTCGAAGTCCCGCGCCGCACCCCGTTCCTCGCCATCAGCAAGGCCGTCTCCGCCGCCATCGCCGCCGACCAGTACCGCGCCGTCACCGCGGGCTTCGAGGCCCAGCGCGAACTGACCAGGGCCGCGCTCGCCGGGGACGGTCCCGCCGATCTCCTCACCCGGCTCGCCGCGCACGTCGACGGCTGGGCCGCCCTGTACGACACCTCGGGCGCCGTCGTCGCCGCCGCGCCCGACTGGGCCGCCCGCCGCGCCGCCCGGCTCACCCCGGACGTGGAGCGCCTACGGGAGCGGCCCGCGCCGGCCAGCGTGGTCGTCGGCGGCACCGACGACCGGGTCGAGCTCCAGTCGCTGGGCACCGGACGCCGGGCCCGCGGCGCCCTGGCCGTCGGCACCGGGGCCGCGCTGGGGACCGCCGAGCGGTACGCCGTGCACTCGGCCGTCGCCCTGCTGACCCTGACCACCGCCCGCTCCCGCTCGCTCCAGGGCGCCGAGCAGCGGCTCGGCGCGGCGGTCCTGCGCATGCTGCTGGCCGGGGAGTCCGACCATGCGCGGGCCGTCGCCGGAGACCTGTACGGCGGGCTGCTGGACGCCCCGTTCCGGCTGCTGATCGCCGAGTCCACCGCACCGGCCGGATCCGAACCGCTCGCCGGGACGATGGAGGCCGCCGCCGCCCGGTCCGGCGAGACACTGCTCATGGTCCCCGAGGGCGAACGCCTGGTGGTCCTGGCCGCGGACGGCGGCGCGGCGGTCGCCGCCTGCACCGCGTACGCCGAGGCCCAGGACGGGCGCCCGGCCCGCGAGCCGGGCACCGAGGAGGGCGAGGTCGTCGTGGGCCTGTCCGCCCCGGCCGGACCGATCGCCGTGTCCGCCGCGTACAAGCAGGCCGAGCAGTCCCTCTCGGTCGCCCGCCGACGGGGCAGGGCCCTGGTCGAGCACGAGGAGCTGGCGGCGGGCTCGGTGCTGCCGCTGCTGGCCGACGACGCGGTACGGGCCTTCGCGGACGGGATGCTCCGTGCGCTGCACGAGCACGACGCGAAGGGCCGCGGCGACCTCGTCGCCTCCCTGCGCGCCTGGCTCTCCCGGCACGGCCAGTGGGACGCCGCCGCCGCGGACCTGGGCGTGCACCGGCACACCCTGCGCTACCGGATGCGCCGGGTGGAGGAGATCCTGGGCCGTTCGCTCGACGATCCGGATGCCCGGATGGAGCTGTGGCTGGCCCTCAAGGCGACGGCGGCGGGCACGACGACGGGACCCGCGCCGAAGTGA
- a CDS encoding acyl-CoA dehydrogenase family protein, whose translation MSAPPHTSQAPKVTEREARRVAEAAREQDWHRPSFAKELFLGRFRLDLIHPHPLPPPDDVRRGEEFLARLRTFCETSVDSALIEREAKIPDEVVNGLKELGALGMKIDTKYGGLGLTQVYYNRALALVGSANPSLGALLSAHQSIGVPQPLKIFGTQEQKDTFLPRLARTDISAFLLTEPDVGSDPARLATSAVPDGDDYVLDGVKLWTTNGVVADLLVVMARVPESEGHRGGITAFIVEADAPGITVENRNAFMGLRGIENGVTRFHRVRVPAANRIGPEGAGLKIALTTLNTGRLSLPAMCVGAGKWCLKIAREWSAVREQWGRPVARHEAVGAKISFIAATTFALEAVVDLSSQMADEDRNDIRIEAALAKLYGSEMGWLIADELVQIRGGRGFETADSLAARGERAVPAEQLLRDMRINRIFEGSTEIMHLLIAREAVDAHLKVAGDIIDPDKPLSAKAKAGANAAGFYARWLPGLVTGAGQLPRTYGEFHPAGHPDLATHLRFVERSARKLARSTFYAMSRWQGRMETKQGFLGRIVDIGAELFAMSAACVRAELLRSGGEHGREAYQLADVFCHQSRIRVEELFTRLWSNTDDLDRRVVDGVLAGRYTWLEEGIVDPSGDGPWIADATPGASTKENLHRPIG comes from the coding sequence ATGTCCGCCCCACCCCACACGTCCCAGGCCCCCAAAGTCACCGAGCGTGAAGCGCGCCGGGTGGCCGAGGCGGCCCGCGAGCAGGACTGGCACCGGCCCAGCTTCGCCAAGGAACTCTTCCTGGGCCGCTTCCGGCTCGACCTGATCCACCCGCACCCCCTGCCGCCCCCGGACGACGTCCGGCGCGGCGAGGAGTTCCTGGCCCGGCTGCGGACGTTCTGCGAGACGAGCGTCGACAGCGCCCTGATCGAGCGCGAGGCGAAGATCCCCGACGAGGTGGTCAACGGGCTCAAGGAGCTCGGCGCACTCGGCATGAAGATCGACACGAAGTACGGCGGGCTCGGCCTCACCCAGGTGTACTACAACAGGGCGCTCGCCCTCGTCGGCTCGGCCAACCCCTCGCTCGGCGCACTGCTCTCCGCCCATCAGTCGATCGGCGTACCGCAGCCGCTGAAGATCTTCGGCACCCAGGAGCAGAAGGACACCTTCCTGCCCCGGCTGGCCCGCACCGACATCTCGGCCTTCCTCCTCACCGAACCCGATGTCGGCTCCGACCCGGCCCGGCTCGCGACCTCCGCCGTGCCGGACGGGGACGACTACGTCCTGGACGGCGTGAAGCTGTGGACCACCAACGGGGTCGTCGCCGATCTGCTGGTCGTCATGGCCCGCGTTCCCGAGTCCGAGGGGCACCGGGGCGGCATCACCGCGTTCATCGTCGAGGCGGACGCCCCCGGCATCACCGTGGAGAACCGCAACGCCTTCATGGGGCTGCGCGGCATCGAGAACGGCGTGACCCGTTTCCACCGCGTCCGCGTCCCCGCCGCCAACCGGATCGGCCCCGAGGGCGCCGGTCTCAAGATCGCCCTCACCACGCTCAACACCGGGCGCCTCTCCCTGCCCGCGATGTGCGTCGGCGCCGGGAAGTGGTGTCTGAAGATCGCCCGCGAATGGTCGGCCGTGCGCGAACAGTGGGGCAGACCGGTCGCCCGGCACGAAGCGGTCGGCGCGAAGATCTCCTTCATCGCCGCCACCACCTTCGCGCTGGAGGCCGTCGTCGACCTCTCCTCCCAGATGGCCGACGAGGACCGCAACGACATCCGGATCGAAGCGGCCCTCGCCAAGCTGTACGGCTCCGAGATGGGCTGGCTGATCGCCGACGAACTCGTCCAGATCCGCGGCGGGCGCGGCTTCGAGACCGCCGACTCCCTCGCCGCCCGCGGCGAGCGCGCAGTCCCCGCCGAGCAACTGCTCCGCGACATGCGCATCAACCGGATCTTCGAGGGCTCCACCGAGATCATGCATCTGCTGATCGCCCGGGAGGCCGTCGACGCCCATCTGAAGGTCGCGGGCGACATCATCGACCCGGACAAGCCGTTGTCGGCCAAGGCGAAGGCGGGCGCGAACGCGGCCGGCTTCTACGCCCGCTGGCTTCCGGGGCTCGTCACCGGAGCGGGCCAACTCCCGCGTACCTACGGCGAATTCCACCCCGCGGGCCACCCCGACCTCGCCACCCATCTGCGCTTCGTCGAACGCTCCGCCCGCAAACTGGCCCGGTCCACGTTCTACGCGATGTCGCGCTGGCAGGGCCGCATGGAGACCAAGCAGGGCTTCCTCGGCCGGATCGTCGACATCGGCGCCGAACTCTTCGCGATGAGCGCCGCCTGCGTGCGCGCCGAACTCCTGCGGAGCGGCGGTGAACACGGCCGCGAGGCCTACCAGCTCGCCGACGTCTTCTGCCACCAGTCCCGGATCCGGGTCGAGGAGCTGTTCACCCGCCTCTGGTCCAACACCGACGACCTCGACCGCCGGGTGGTCGACGGCGTGCTGGCCGGGAGGTACACCTGGCTGGAGGAGGGCATCGTCGACCCGAGCGGAGACGGCCCCTGGATCGCCGACGCCACGCCGGGAGCGTCCACGAAGGAGAACCTCCACCGGCCGATCGGCTGA